The Pseudomonas fluorescens nucleotide sequence GCTGCTTTCGGTGCTGTTGAAGTTGTTGAAGAAGGCGTTGGCGTTATGCGCCTCGCTTTCGAACCAGGTCACCCGGCTGCCGAGGATCACGTCCAGCCAATCGGTGGCGCTGATCTTGGTACGGGCGTAGAGGCCGTACTGGTGCGATTTCGACCAGTTGCCGTTGTCCATTTCATACTTCTGCTTGGGGATATTGATGCTGCCCGGGTCGAACACATTGGTGTCGAAGTATTCACCGCCACCGTAGGTGAAATCCTTGTCCAGGTGCTGGTACTCGGCGCCCACGGTCAGCTCGTGAGTACGGCCGAAGGCTTGCACCGGCAAGGTCACGAAGCTGTCCAGACCCAGGGTCTTGATGTGGGTGTAGTAGGAGTAAGCCACCGCCGAGCTGGCGCCTGTGGCCGGGTCGACCGCGCCATCGCTCCAGGTGAAGTTGCGGGTCGGGGTTTCAGCGTCGCGGTAGGTCAGCGAGGTCTTGAACTGGCCGCCATTCTCCAGGGCATGATCGACTTCGAAGAAGCTTTCCCAAACGTGCTCGTCGAGCTCGTTCCACTTGGCGTCGACAAAGGTCGAGCGCTTGACGTCGAGCAGCTTGCCGTTGGCATAAGCCGGCAGGCCGAACGCCGGGGTGGAGTGGTTTTTCTGGTAGGCGCCGCCCAGCGACAGCGTAGTGTCCGGGGTCACATCGTACTCAAGCCGGCCGTAGACCATCGGCCGCTTGTTCTGGGCGTAATCGACGAAGGACTTGTTGTCCTCATAGGCAGTAACGAAGCGCCCGCGCAGGCTGCCGTCGCTGTTGAGCGGGCCGGTGATGTCCACGGTCGAGTGGTAGCGGTCATAAGAGCCTGCCGACAGTTCACCGCTCAGGGCGAACTGGCCAAGGGCGCGCTTGCGTACCAGGTTGATGGTGCCGCCAGGCTCGCCGGCGCCCTGATACAGGCCGGAGGGCCCGCGCAATACTTCGACGCGGTCGAACATCGCCAGGTCGAAACTGGTCATCAGGTCGCCCTGGCCAGTCATTTGCGAAACGCCGTCGACCTGCACCTGATCGACCAGGAAGCCGCGCATGTAGACGTCGTTGAGGCTGGAGCCGGAGTTGTAGCTCTTGATGGTCGCCCCGGTCACCTGGCGCATGGCGTCCTGCAGGCTGTTCATGTTCTGGTCGTCCATGCGCTGGCGGGTGACGACCGACACCGACTGCGGAATATCCTTGAGCTTCTGTTCGCCCTTGCCGATGGTCAGCGCACCGGTGGTGTAGGAGCGGCTGCCTTCGGTGGTGGCGCCCAGCACCTTGCCGCCGACCATGGTCGCGCTCAACTGCAACGCCGATTCGTCACTCTGGCGTTTTTCCAGGGTCACGCTGTCGCGGTCGATGTAGCTGGCGCTCAGGCCAGTGCCGGCGAGCAACCGGGCCAGGGCCTGATCCTGTGGATAACTGCCACTTAGGCCCGGGGAGCTCAAGCCTTGAGTGACCTCGGCGCCAACCAGCACCTGCACCCGGGTGACCGCACTGAAGGCCGCCAGCGCCGCATCCAGCGATTGCGCCGGAATCTCGAAGCGATAGACCTGCGCTTGCGCGGCGGGCGCAGCCAGGGTCGGCATTGCCAGTGTGCCGCAGCCCAGGGCAATGACCAGGCTCAGCAGGGTCGGCACGCCGGGCAGGCGCCGGGTGGCGGTGGTGTGTTCCATCAGTGATGCTCCCCAGAATCGTCTAAGTCGTTGAGTGGCGCCGCACTGCCTGAGAGTGCTTATTATTTGCGCCTACGAGATCAAGGACGTTAGCTGTTGGGGAAACCCTGAAACTTTCGTAAGAAATTTTTCAGCCTTCGCGCAACACGCGCAGATACGGGGTGTAGTGCTCGGAGCGCAGGCCCAGGGTGTGGGTCAAGGCCTTGAGCACGGCATCGGGCTTGTCGATCTCGAACACCCCCGAGACCTTGCGCTGGCGCAGGCTCTCGCCCAGTACCAGGGTCTGGCCCGGCCAGTAGCGGTTGAGGGCATCGACCACCTCCACCAGCGGCTGCTCGCGGAATACCAACTGGCGTTGGCGCCAGGCGAATTCGGCGGCCACATCGAAGCCGTGCTCGGCACTCAGTTGAGCGCCGCGGTACTCGACTCCACGACCGGGTTCGAGCAGCACTGAGCGGGTGTTGCCGGCACTGACCTGGACCTTGCCCTGAGCCACCCGTACCCGGGTCTGGTCACCTTCGCGGACTACGCTGAAACGCGTACCCACGACCTTGACCCAGCCATCGCCGGAGCGAATCACGAACGGCCGCGCCGGGTCATGGCTGACATCGAACCAGGCCTCGCCACGCAACAGCCGCACCCGCCGCTCGCCACCAGCCAGTTCGACCTGTACGGCCGTGTCAGTGTTGAGTTGAAGTTGCGAACCCTCCGCCAGGACGATGCTGCGCGACTCGCCGGTGCCGGTGGCATAGTCGGCGCGCCAGCGGTCCGGCCAGGGGCTGTAGGCCAGCAATCCGACCATCAACAGCACAACGGCAGCACTGGCCCAGACCTGCAGCCGCGGCCGCCGCCAGCGCGCACGCTGGCCCTTGCGGATCTGCCGCGCCGGCTCACGCAAGGCACCCAGCAGGCCAAGCACTTCGGCCCAGGCCTGAGCCTGTGCCGGGCCCTGGGCCAGCCAGGCGCTGAAAGCCTCGCGCTCATTGACCGTGAGGTCTTCGGCCTGCAGGCGGTAGTACCAGCCACTGGCTTCGGCGAACAGGTCGTCGGCATCCGTGGCGTGAGGGTCGGTCATCGGGGTATCCGTCGCTGCATGTGGCCGGTTCATGGACGCGGTCCCGGCGTGCCACTGAGCAACCGCGCCTTGATAAAGGCCCGGCAGTCGATCAGCGCACGGCGCAATTGGTATTCGACACTACGCGGGGAAATCTGCAGCCGTTCGCCTATTTCCCGGTAGGAACATTCGTCGACATGATAAAGCAGGAAGATGTGCCGGGTCGCCTCGGGCAGGGCTTGGATGGCCTCGTGCATCAGCGCTTGCTCCTGCAGCGCAGACAATTGCTCGTCGGCCCCGGGCGTTTCGCACGCCAGTTCCTCGCTGGGCTCGCCGCCGTCCAGGCGCTCGCGGCGAATCGATTGGCGCTGGTGGTCACGTACCAGGTTGCTGGCGATGGTGAAGAGGAAGGCCGGCAGGTTGTCGATCTTCTTGTCGGCAGGCAGCCGCGCCAGGCGCAGGAAAGACTCCTGGGTCAGGTCGGCTGCCACCTGCGAATTGCCGGTGCGGCGTGCAACAAAGGCTTCCAGCGCTTTCTTGTGCTCGGCGAACAAGCGGGCAATCTGCGTATTCCACGAAGACACGGTACTTCCTGGCGGTGGACCTCAAGGTGGAGCGCACGCTAGCAGAAGATGAGATGAATTCGCAATTGATATCTATTTCTGAAGCGGTGGGAATTTCATCGCGGGTCAAGCCCGCTCCCACTGTAGGAGCGGGCTTGACCCGCGAAAGCGCCTACTGAATCTGCTCCGGCGTAACGATCACCCAGTTCTTGTCCGCCGTCACCGGCAACCCCTCTTCGGCCTGCGCCGCGGCATGCTTGGCGATCATGCCGTTGAGCTGGTCCATGTACTTGGCCTTGCGATTTATCCACAAGTGGATGCCGCCCTTGGCTACGTCGACGCTATGGAACTGCATGTAGCCGTCGCTGGTTGGCGTATCGCCACCGACCAGCACCGGCTTCTTCCATTCATCGATATAGGTGAGGATCGCCGCCTGCTTGCCAGCCATCCAGGTGGCCGGGGTCCACAGGTACGGGGTCAGTTCCAGGCCCAGGTTGGCCTGCGGGTCATAGCTGCCGGCACTGATCTGCTTGCGCGCAGTGGTCAGGGCGCCGCTGCTACGGTCCTTGAGCAGCAGGCTGACGCCGACCACGTTCTGCGGTTTGACGTTGTAGCCGTACTTGGGATCGGCGGCGACCATGCGCACCAGCTCTTCGGAGGCGGCGCTGATCACGTAGACCTCGATGCCGTTCTCCATCAGCTTGTTGAACAGTTCGGCCTGGCCGGCGAACACTTTCGGCGGTTGCACGTCGATGGCCTTGACCTGGTCACCCTCGTAGTAAGTGCTCGGCACCGGTTTGCCCGAGGCCATCAGCTCGTCGACATAGCCCTTGAGCTCCTTGAGGGTGAAACCGGAAAACACCTGGGCAACCCAGGGGTAGCAGACCATGTCGTCGATTTCGCAGAGCCGGTAGTAGTAACTGAACAGGCTCTCCTTATGCTCGGCGGTGTCTTTGAAGGGGATGAGCTTGAGTGACGGGTCGAGCTTGTCGCGGCTGAGCAGGCCCTTGTTCTCCATGAACGGCAACAGCGACTCTTCAAGGTCGAAGCGGTAGCTGGTGTTGTCCATGTCGAAGACCGCGTAGTTGCCCTTGTTGGCATTGGCCGCGATCATGCTGTCCAGTTGCTTGGCAGCCTCGGCCGGCCAATGCTTGAGCTCAGTGGCCCAGCTGTGTCCGGCCAGCAGCAAGGCAAGGCCGGCGGCGAGGATTTTCGGAGCAGACGTCATGTGCATTTCTCCAGAAAAGTGGCCCGCTCACGCTAACAAAGCCTGCAATGCGCACCGCCCCGACAGCGACACCGACGCGCCCCTGAGCGGCCACAAGCATTCTGTTTGCGACCTATCGTTATTCCAAAAACAACTATATAAATTCCATTTCGATATAAATTCGTTGGTTTTCATGCTGTTAGCATTTCTGTTCGCAATCGCACACAGAGGCGATGCCCGCCTTTTTCTCTGGAGCTTCAATGAATCTGCCGTTGTCTCTCAATCTGCTGGCGTTCCTGGCCTTGCTGCTAGGCCTGGCGCAAACCCGTCATGGCAACTGGAGCCTGGCCAAGAAAGTGCTGGTCGGCCTGGTCCTCGGCGTGCTGTTCGGCGGCGCCCTGCATGCCATTTATGGCGCCGGCAACCCGATCCTCAAGGCCACCATCAGCTGGCTCGACCTGGTCGGCAACGGTTATGTGCAGTTGCTGCAGATGATCGTCATGCCGCTGATTTTCGCCTCGATCCTCAGCGCCGTGGCGCGCCTGCACAACGCGTCGTCGCTGGGCAAGATCAGCTTCCTGAGCATTGGCACCCTGCTGTTCACCACGGCCATCGCCGCGCTGATCGGTATCGTGCTGACCAACCTGTTCGGCCTGACCGCCGAAGGCCTGGTGGCCGGCACCGCCGAAACCGCACGCATGGCGGCGATCCAGAGCGACTATGTGGGCAAGGTCACCGACCTGAATATCCCGCAACTGCTGCTGTCGTTCATCCCCAGCAACCCGGTAGGCGACCTGGCCCGGGCCAAGCCGACTTCGATCATCAGCGTGGTGATCTTCGCGGTGTTCCTCGGCATGGCCGCCCTGCAGCTGCTCAAGGATGACGCCGAAAAGGGCAACCGCGCCCTGGCTGCCATCGACACCCTGCAGGCCTGGGTGATGCGCCTGGTGCGCCTGGTGATGAAGCTCACCCCCTACGGCGTGCTGGCGTTGATGACCAAGGTGGTGGCCAGCTCGAACCTGGACGACATCCTCAAGCTCGGCAGCTTCGTGGTGGTCTCGTACATCGGCCTGGGCTTGATGTTCGTGGTGCACGGCGTGTTGCTGGCGCTGAGCGGGGTGAATCCGCTGCGCTTTTTCCGCAAGGTCTGGCCGGTGCTGACCTTCGCCTTTACCAGCCGCTCCAGCGCCGCGAGCATCCCGCTGAGCATAGAAGCGCAAACCCTGCGCCTGGGCATTCCGCAGTCGATCGCAAGCTTTGCCGCTTCCTTCGGGGCGACCATTGGCCAGAACGGCTGTGCCGGTTTGTACCCGGCGATGTTGGCGGTGATGGTCGCGCCAGCGGTGGGCATCGATCCATTTGACCCGCTGTGGATCGCCACCCTGGTGGCCATCGTCACCCTGAGCTCGGCAGGTGTAGCGGGCGTGGGCGGCGGTGCGACCTTCGCCGCACTGATCGTGTTGCCGGCCATGGGCTTGCCGGTAGAGCTGGTGGCCTTGCTGATCTCGGTCGAGCCGCTGATCGACATGGGCCGTACGGCGCTGAACGTCAACGGTTCGATGACAGCCGGGGCGATCACCAGCCAGATGCTCAAGCAGACTGACAAAGCAGTGCTGGATGCTCAGGAGCATGCGCAACTGACGCACTCCTGAGATTTTCGGGGAGTTCATCGCGGGGCAAGTCGCACCGCCGCTCCTACTGTAGGAGCGGCGGTGCGACTTGCCCCGCGATGCTTTCAGCCTTCTCCCTCCCAGACCTCGAAGTGATACGCCGGCTTGTCGCCCTCAGCCACATTGGCCTGGCTCGACGCCAACTTCCACCGCGCCTGATCAAACGGCGGAAACCACGCATCCCCTTTCGGGCTCAGCTCTACCCGCGTCAGGTACAGCCGATCCGCCAGGCCGCGCTCGATAGCCTGGGTATACAGCTGCGCGCCGCCAATCAGCATCAGCTCATCGACGCCCTGCTCCAGCGCCCATTGCTCGGCACGCAGCATAGCTTCATCGAGCGAGGCGAACACCTCGGCGCCTTCGAGCTGCAGGCCCGGCTGGCGGCTGACCACCAGGTTCAAGCGCCCCGGCAGTGGGCGGCCGAGCGAATCCCAGGTCTTGCGCCCCATGATGATCGGCTTGCCCAGGGTGGTGGCCTTGAAATACTTGAAATCCCCCGGCAGGTGCCAGGGCATGCTGTTGTCGATGCCGATCACACGGTTCTCGGCGAGGGCCGCGATCAGGCTGAGGGGGAGTGATGTTTTCATGTCGGCGAGGATAGCAAAGCCCGATCTTCGATGCCTGGGTTATGCTTTGGGCTGAATTGATCAATGGAAGACCGTGTGACTGCACTGACTGACCTGGACAAACGCTGGCTCACCGAAGCCGTGCGCCTGCGCGAAGAACATGCAGGCCCCTTGGAAGACCAGGAAGCCAACCGCCGCGCGCGCCAAGCGGGCGGCGACCTGCCGGCGCGCATCGAAAGCCGCGCCCTGTGGCTGGCCGAACGCGACGGTATGCGCAGCGCCCTGCAACACTGGAAACAAGGCGCACGCCTGGCACTGGTGGCCCTGGTGGTAATGGCCGTGCTCAGCGGCGCCGGCCTGGCCCTGGCCGCCCTCGGCGACAGCCTGCGCCCGGTCAACGTGTTCTGGGCCCTGGGCAGCCTGCTCGGGCTCAACCTGCTGCTGTTGCTGGGCTGGCTGCTGGGCTTTTTCTTCGCTGGTGAACAGGGCGCCACCCTTGGCCGCCTGTGGCTGTGGCTGAGCGAAAAATTCGCCCGCGATGCCCAGGCCGCGCACTTGGCCCCTGCCTTGCTGGTGATGCTGCAACGGCAAAAACTCAACCGCTGGCTGCTCGGCCTATTGGTGCACAGCCTGTGGCTGGTGGCCCTGGGCACCGCGCTGGTGATGCTGCTGATCCTGCTGGCGACCCGGCGTTATGGCTTTGTCTGGGAAACCACCATTCTTGGCGCCGATACCTTCGTTGCCCTGACCCAGGCCCTTGGCGCCCTGCCGGCGCTGCTCGGTTTCAGCGTGCCGGACGTGGCCATGATCCGCGCCAGCGGCGACACTCAACCGGCACTGGAACTGGCCCGCCAGGCCTGGGCCGGCTGGTTGCTCGGGGTGCTGCTGGTGTATGGCATCGTCCCGCGCCTGCTGCTTGCCGGTTTATGCCTGTGGCGCTGGCGCAGTGGCCGGGCGCGCTTGCAGTTGGACCTCAACCTGCCGGGCTACAGCCAGTTACGTGATCCGCTGATGCCCAGCAGCGAGCGCCTGGGTGTCAACGACGCTGCGCCTGAGGCTCTGCCGCAGATCGTTCGTGGCATCGGTGAAGAACTAAGCGAAGGCGCCCTGCTGGTCGGCCTGGAGCTGGACGACAAGCGCCCGTGGCCACCCGCGCTGCCGGCAACGGTAAACAACGCCGGCATTCTCGACAGCCGCGAGTCGCGCAACAAGCTGCTCGAACAGCTCAGCCGCTTTCCGCCGGCGCGCCTGGCGATTGCCTGCGACCCGCGCCGCTCACCCGACCGTGGCAGCCTGGCGTTGCTCGCCGAGCTTGCGCGCAACGCCGGCGCCACACGCATCTGGCTGCTGCAGGCAATGCCCGGCCAGGCGCTGGACGCTGACCGTCTCGGTGACTGGCACCAGGCCCTGGAACAGCTCGGCTTGAGCTACGCCGACACCGCCCCGCTGAACTGGCTGGAGCACGGCCATGACTAAGCCGCTGAAACTGGCCGTGGTCGGCCACACCAACGTCGGCAAGACCTCGCTGCTGCGCACCCTGACCCGCGATGTCGGCTTCGGCGAAGTATCCCACCGACCGAGCACCACCCGTCATGTCGAGGGCGCACGCCTGTCGGTGGACGGCGAGCCGCTGCTGGAGCTGTACGACACGCCGGGGCTGGAAGACGCCATCGCCCTGCTCGACTACCTTGAGCGCCTGGAGCGGCCGGGCGAGCGCCTTGATGGCCCGGCGCGACTGGAGCGCTTTCTGCAAGGTAGCGAGGCGCGCCAGCGCTTTGAGCAGGAGGCCAAGGTGCTGCGCCAGCTGCTGGCCAGCGATGCCGGCCTGTATGTGATCGATGCCCGCGAGCCGGTGCTGGCCAAGTATCGCGACGAACTGGAAGTGCTGGCCGGCTGCGGCAGGCCGTTGCTACCGGTGCTCAATTTCGTCGCCAGCAGCGACCATCGCGAAGCTGACTGGCGCGAAGCCCTGGCGCGGCTGGGGTTGCATGCGCTGGTGCGCTTCGACAGCGTCGCGCCGCCAGAAGACGGCGAGCGCCGCCTGTACGAAAGCCTGGCCTTGATGCTGGAGAACTCCCGTGACGCACTGCAACGCCTGATCGACGATCAACAGGCCCAGCGCCAGGCGCGGCGTGAAAGCGCCAAGCGTCTGGTCGCCGACCTACTGCTCGATTGCG carries:
- a CDS encoding TonB-dependent siderophore receptor; protein product: MEHTTATRRLPGVPTLLSLVIALGCGTLAMPTLAAPAAQAQVYRFEIPAQSLDAALAAFSAVTRVQVLVGAEVTQGLSSPGLSGSYPQDQALARLLAGTGLSASYIDRDSVTLEKRQSDESALQLSATMVGGKVLGATTEGSRSYTTGALTIGKGEQKLKDIPQSVSVVTRQRMDDQNMNSLQDAMRQVTGATIKSYNSGSSLNDVYMRGFLVDQVQVDGVSQMTGQGDLMTSFDLAMFDRVEVLRGPSGLYQGAGEPGGTINLVRKRALGQFALSGELSAGSYDRYHSTVDITGPLNSDGSLRGRFVTAYEDNKSFVDYAQNKRPMVYGRLEYDVTPDTTLSLGGAYQKNHSTPAFGLPAYANGKLLDVKRSTFVDAKWNELDEHVWESFFEVDHALENGGQFKTSLTYRDAETPTRNFTWSDGAVDPATGASSAVAYSYYTHIKTLGLDSFVTLPVQAFGRTHELTVGAEYQHLDKDFTYGGGEYFDTNVFDPGSINIPKQKYEMDNGNWSKSHQYGLYARTKISATDWLDVILGSRVTWFESEAHNANAFFNNFNSTESSINRKVIPYGALVAKLTPELSAYASYTSVFKPQTDVNAAGQTIAPRKGKQYEIGLKREFFDGRLNGSVALFRIYDENRAELVANNQYYEPQGKIRSQGWETELSGNLTDNWSISTGYAFTMLKSLSGEDTNQGTTITPKHNFNLWTRYEFADGLLKDFSVGGGVRAVSATYYKRDVDFVQGGYSIATAQVGYAFNQNLSATLTANNLFDRTYYERVDSSWGSNFYGEPRNLTFTVRAKY
- a CDS encoding FecR family protein; translation: MTDPHATDADDLFAEASGWYYRLQAEDLTVNEREAFSAWLAQGPAQAQAWAEVLGLLGALREPARQIRKGQRARWRRPRLQVWASAAVVLLMVGLLAYSPWPDRWRADYATGTGESRSIVLAEGSQLQLNTDTAVQVELAGGERRVRLLRGEAWFDVSHDPARPFVIRSGDGWVKVVGTRFSVVREGDQTRVRVAQGKVQVSAGNTRSVLLEPGRGVEYRGAQLSAEHGFDVAAEFAWRQRQLVFREQPLVEVVDALNRYWPGQTLVLGESLRQRKVSGVFEIDKPDAVLKALTHTLGLRSEHYTPYLRVLREG
- a CDS encoding RNA polymerase sigma factor, with the protein product MSSWNTQIARLFAEHKKALEAFVARRTGNSQVAADLTQESFLRLARLPADKKIDNLPAFLFTIASNLVRDHQRQSIRRERLDGGEPSEELACETPGADEQLSALQEQALMHEAIQALPEATRHIFLLYHVDECSYREIGERLQISPRSVEYQLRRALIDCRAFIKARLLSGTPGPRP
- a CDS encoding phosphorylcholine phosphatase — its product is MTSAPKILAAGLALLLAGHSWATELKHWPAEAAKQLDSMIAANANKGNYAVFDMDNTSYRFDLEESLLPFMENKGLLSRDKLDPSLKLIPFKDTAEHKESLFSYYYRLCEIDDMVCYPWVAQVFSGFTLKELKGYVDELMASGKPVPSTYYEGDQVKAIDVQPPKVFAGQAELFNKLMENGIEVYVISAASEELVRMVAADPKYGYNVKPQNVVGVSLLLKDRSSGALTTARKQISAGSYDPQANLGLELTPYLWTPATWMAGKQAAILTYIDEWKKPVLVGGDTPTSDGYMQFHSVDVAKGGIHLWINRKAKYMDQLNGMIAKHAAAQAEEGLPVTADKNWVIVTPEQIQ
- a CDS encoding L-cystine transporter — translated: MNLPLSLNLLAFLALLLGLAQTRHGNWSLAKKVLVGLVLGVLFGGALHAIYGAGNPILKATISWLDLVGNGYVQLLQMIVMPLIFASILSAVARLHNASSLGKISFLSIGTLLFTTAIAALIGIVLTNLFGLTAEGLVAGTAETARMAAIQSDYVGKVTDLNIPQLLLSFIPSNPVGDLARAKPTSIISVVIFAVFLGMAALQLLKDDAEKGNRALAAIDTLQAWVMRLVRLVMKLTPYGVLALMTKVVASSNLDDILKLGSFVVVSYIGLGLMFVVHGVLLALSGVNPLRFFRKVWPVLTFAFTSRSSAASIPLSIEAQTLRLGIPQSIASFAASFGATIGQNGCAGLYPAMLAVMVAPAVGIDPFDPLWIATLVAIVTLSSAGVAGVGGGATFAALIVLPAMGLPVELVALLISVEPLIDMGRTALNVNGSMTAGAITSQMLKQTDKAVLDAQEHAQLTHS
- a CDS encoding dihydrofolate reductase, whose product is MKTSLPLSLIAALAENRVIGIDNSMPWHLPGDFKYFKATTLGKPIIMGRKTWDSLGRPLPGRLNLVVSRQPGLQLEGAEVFASLDEAMLRAEQWALEQGVDELMLIGGAQLYTQAIERGLADRLYLTRVELSPKGDAWFPPFDQARWKLASSQANVAEGDKPAYHFEVWEGEG
- a CDS encoding DUF2868 domain-containing protein produces the protein MEDRVTALTDLDKRWLTEAVRLREEHAGPLEDQEANRRARQAGGDLPARIESRALWLAERDGMRSALQHWKQGARLALVALVVMAVLSGAGLALAALGDSLRPVNVFWALGSLLGLNLLLLLGWLLGFFFAGEQGATLGRLWLWLSEKFARDAQAAHLAPALLVMLQRQKLNRWLLGLLVHSLWLVALGTALVMLLILLATRRYGFVWETTILGADTFVALTQALGALPALLGFSVPDVAMIRASGDTQPALELARQAWAGWLLGVLLVYGIVPRLLLAGLCLWRWRSGRARLQLDLNLPGYSQLRDPLMPSSERLGVNDAAPEALPQIVRGIGEELSEGALLVGLELDDKRPWPPALPATVNNAGILDSRESRNKLLEQLSRFPPARLAIACDPRRSPDRGSLALLAELARNAGATRIWLLQAMPGQALDADRLGDWHQALEQLGLSYADTAPLNWLEHGHD
- a CDS encoding GTPase/DUF3482 domain-containing protein; this encodes MTKPLKLAVVGHTNVGKTSLLRTLTRDVGFGEVSHRPSTTRHVEGARLSVDGEPLLELYDTPGLEDAIALLDYLERLERPGERLDGPARLERFLQGSEARQRFEQEAKVLRQLLASDAGLYVIDAREPVLAKYRDELEVLAGCGRPLLPVLNFVASSDHREADWREALARLGLHALVRFDSVAPPEDGERRLYESLALMLENSRDALQRLIDDQQAQRQARRESAKRLVADLLLDCAACRRSVVAEPGTEAVAIEALRRDVRQREQRCVQALLKLYAFRKEDAASSDLPLLDGRWGDDLFNPETLKLLGVRLGSGVAAGAAAGAGVDLLVGGLTLGAAALAGAIAGGALQTARSYGSRLLGKLKGQRELTVDDSVLRLLALRQHQLIHALDARGHAAMERIKLAAPQEQTWREGKLPQALSKARAHPQWSSLNPGARVNQAERQEQIEALVQEL